In a genomic window of Streptomyces noursei ATCC 11455:
- a CDS encoding cytochrome P450, with amino-acid sequence MKVPAAPRFPEVPDVFHPRRYAKGLPHGAYRMLRDRHPVAWQDEPEVLGWPAGPGFWAVTRHRDVVRVLKDARTFSSQLGATQIRDPDPADLPFIRRMMLNQDPPEHGRLRRLVSRAFTPRRVDRFETAVRERARALLTTAVHTARSGDGACDVVSAVTDDYALLNLADLLGVPPGERGLMLDWTRRVIGYQDPDEAGPAATGADGRPADPRSPAMLQDMFAFARELAVHKRRHPGDDVMTVLATDPELAVPELEMFFFLLTIAGNDTVRSAAPGGLLALARHPDGYAALRGGAVAMGPAVEELLRWHPPVLSFRRTAATDTELAGRRIRAGDKVVVFHGSANYDERVFTDPGRLDLARSPNPHVSFGDGPHVCLGAHLARLQLRVLYEETCALLPAVAVAGPPQRLVSNFIHGLKSLPLRLAT; translated from the coding sequence CTGAAGGTGCCAGCGGCCCCACGGTTTCCAGAAGTCCCAGACGTCTTCCACCCGCGCCGGTACGCCAAGGGCCTGCCGCACGGCGCGTATCGGATGCTGCGCGACCGCCACCCGGTGGCCTGGCAGGACGAGCCGGAGGTGCTCGGCTGGCCGGCCGGCCCCGGCTTCTGGGCGGTGACCCGGCACCGGGATGTCGTACGGGTGCTGAAGGACGCCCGGACCTTCTCCTCCCAGCTGGGCGCCACCCAGATCCGCGACCCCGATCCCGCCGACCTGCCGTTCATCCGGCGGATGATGCTCAATCAGGATCCGCCGGAACACGGGCGGTTGCGGCGACTGGTCAGCCGGGCCTTCACCCCGCGGCGGGTGGACCGCTTCGAGACCGCCGTGCGGGAACGGGCCCGCGCGCTGCTGACCACTGCGGTGCACACCGCGCGGTCCGGCGACGGGGCGTGCGACGTCGTCAGCGCCGTCACCGACGACTACGCGCTGCTCAACCTCGCCGATCTGCTGGGCGTCCCGCCCGGTGAACGCGGGCTGATGCTGGACTGGACCCGGCGGGTCATCGGCTACCAAGACCCGGACGAGGCCGGCCCGGCGGCGACCGGGGCGGACGGCCGGCCCGCCGACCCCCGTTCCCCGGCGATGCTCCAGGACATGTTCGCGTTCGCCCGCGAGCTGGCCGTGCACAAGCGGCGGCACCCCGGCGACGACGTGATGACGGTGCTCGCCACCGACCCCGAACTGGCCGTGCCCGAACTGGAGATGTTCTTCTTCCTGCTGACCATCGCGGGCAACGACACCGTCCGCAGCGCCGCGCCCGGCGGGCTGCTGGCGCTGGCCCGGCACCCGGACGGCTATGCCGCGCTGCGCGGCGGCGCGGTCGCGATGGGCCCGGCGGTGGAGGAGTTGCTGCGCTGGCATCCGCCGGTACTGAGCTTCCGCCGGACCGCCGCGACGGACACCGAGTTGGCCGGCCGGCGGATCCGCGCCGGCGACAAGGTCGTGGTCTTCCACGGCTCGGCCAACTACGACGAGCGGGTCTTCACCGACCCCGGCCGACTGGACCTGGCGCGCTCGCCCAATCCCCATGTCTCCTTCGGCGACGGTCCGCACGTCTGCCTGGGCGCGCATCTGGCCCGGTTGCAACTACGGGTGCTCTACGAGGAGACCTGCGCGCTGCTGCCCGCCGTGGCGGTGGCCGGACCGCCACAGCGGCTGGTGTCGAACTTCATCCACGGGCTGAAGTCGCTGCCCCTGCGCCTGGCGACCTGA
- a CDS encoding glutathione S-transferase C-terminal domain-containing protein: MTSTSTSAATAAETSATATAPAFRGRIGSDMRSGHYPVPHRYRLYLSPSCPHCLGIAITHSLLDLGDTLPVTPLPAVPDAPECGYAALRPLYEASAHQYRGPATAPVLSDDWTGRIVSTHAPDILRDLAERFGTRGPALYPDHARDAIDALARNCEQDLNQAAQHAGGLGSDHPGYETALGTLLGTLASLERRLTDRPYLLGDELTAADVQLWVNLVQLDTVHRWHLDAAAVQRIAGHRRLWSYARRLAALPAFGRHLDLDAIARRHHAGCRGQEAAGAAVQIVDWTTAHTPGRHVTSAAPH, encoded by the coding sequence ATGACCTCCACCTCCACGTCCGCCGCAACCGCCGCCGAGACATCCGCCACCGCCACCGCGCCGGCCTTCCGGGGCCGCATCGGCTCCGACATGCGCAGCGGTCACTACCCCGTCCCCCACCGCTACCGCCTCTACCTCTCACCCTCCTGTCCGCACTGTCTGGGCATCGCCATCACCCACAGCCTGCTCGACCTCGGCGACACCCTCCCGGTGACGCCGCTGCCCGCCGTCCCCGACGCCCCCGAGTGCGGCTACGCCGCGCTGCGCCCCCTCTACGAGGCCAGCGCGCACCAGTACCGCGGACCGGCCACCGCCCCGGTGCTCAGCGACGACTGGACCGGACGCATCGTCAGCACCCACGCCCCGGACATCCTCCGCGACCTCGCGGAGCGGTTCGGCACCCGCGGACCGGCCCTGTACCCGGACCACGCGCGCGACGCCATCGACGCCCTGGCGCGCAACTGCGAGCAGGACCTCAACCAGGCTGCCCAACACGCCGGTGGCCTCGGCAGCGACCACCCCGGCTACGAGACCGCCCTGGGCACCCTGCTCGGCACGCTCGCCTCGCTGGAGCGACGGCTTACCGACCGCCCCTACCTGCTGGGCGACGAACTCACCGCCGCAGACGTCCAGTTGTGGGTGAACCTGGTCCAACTCGACACCGTCCACCGCTGGCACCTCGACGCCGCGGCCGTGCAGCGCATCGCCGGACACCGACGTCTGTGGTCCTACGCCCGCCGGCTGGCCGCCCTCCCCGCCTTCGGCCGCCACCTCGACCTGGACGCCATCGCCCGCCGTCACCACGCCGGCTGCCGTGGCCAGGAGGCCGCCGGGGCGGCCGTACAGATCGTGGACTGGACGACGGCCCACACCCCCGGACGGCACGTCACATCGGCCGCCCCGCACTGA
- a CDS encoding putative leader peptide, whose translation MGHAQQDGDRAVRAGRPLPLLTSRRHIDLLRVCSAA comes from the coding sequence ATGGGGCACGCACAGCAGGACGGCGACCGCGCGGTACGCGCGGGCCGGCCGCTTCCCCTCCTCACCTCCCGCCGGCACATCGATCTGCTGCGCGTCTGCAGCGCCGCATAG
- a CDS encoding RrF2 family transcriptional regulator — protein MRISARADYAVRAALQLAHARDGRPLKAEAIADAQDIPHKFLEGILNDMRRGGLVLSQRGGNGGYRLAKAPQEISVADVIRVVDGPLVSVRGVRPPELSYTGPAESLLPLWVALRANVRQILDGVSLADVASAELPSRVSALTEDPASWTNP, from the coding sequence ATGCGGATTTCAGCCAGAGCGGATTACGCGGTGCGCGCCGCGCTGCAACTCGCGCACGCCCGGGACGGGCGCCCGCTCAAGGCGGAGGCCATCGCCGATGCGCAGGACATCCCGCACAAGTTCCTGGAGGGCATCCTCAACGACATGCGGCGGGGCGGGCTGGTCCTCAGCCAGCGCGGCGGGAACGGCGGTTACCGACTCGCCAAGGCGCCGCAGGAGATCAGCGTCGCCGATGTGATCCGGGTCGTGGACGGGCCGCTGGTGTCCGTACGGGGCGTGCGGCCGCCGGAGTTGTCGTACACCGGGCCCGCCGAGTCCCTGCTGCCGCTGTGGGTGGCGCTGCGGGCCAACGTCCGCCAGATCCTCGACGGCGTCTCGCTGGCCGATGTGGCGTCGGCCGAACTCCCCAGCCGGGTCTCCGCACTGACCGAGGACCCGGCTTCATGGACGAACCCGTGA